In the Arachis ipaensis cultivar K30076 chromosome B10, Araip1.1, whole genome shotgun sequence genome, one interval contains:
- the LOC107623523 gene encoding dicarboxylate transporter 2.1, chloroplastic — MESFALHSLSTSTSFSLSSSRFSLHHRSRPIMTNRSQLSLPLNPQPRSNPSPKSPLISQVFSFPSKASKFNTSSRPHYNPLHASSSSSNSPSPPPPPLQGAKPIPFVISVCIGLIVRFLVPKPVEVTPEAWQLLSIFLSTIAGLVLSPLPVGAWAFLGLTTAVVTKTLTFGAAFSAFTNEVIWLIVISFFFARGFVKTGLGDRIATYFVKWMGKSTLGLSYGLTFSEVLIAPAMPSTTARAGGVFLPIIKSLSLSAGSEPGNPTAKRLGAYLVQNQFQSAGNSSALFLTAAAQNLLCIKLAEELGVIVSSPWVTWFKAASLPALVCLLVTPLVLYKLYPPEIKDTPEAPALAAKKLETMGPVTKNEWIMVSTMLLAVSLWIFGDSLGIASAVAAMIGLSILLVLGVLDWNDCLNEKSAWDTLAWFAILVGMAGQLTNLGIVTWMSDCVANSLRSFSLSWPASLAVLQAAYFLIHYLFASQTGHVGALYSAFLAMHRAAGVPGVLAALALGYNTNLFGAITHYSSGQAAVYFGAGYIDLPDIFKMGFVMFVINAIIWGGVGAFWWKFLGLY, encoded by the exons ATGGAGAGCTTTGCGCTGCACTCGCTCTCCACCTCAACCTCTTTCTCACTCTCATCTTCACGCTTCTCCCTTCACCACCGTTCTCGACCCATCATGACAAACAGATCCCAACTCTCACTTCCACTGAATCCACAACCACGCTCAAACCCATCTCCCAAATCACCCCTCATTTCTCAAGTTTTCTCCTTTCCCTCCAAAGCTTCAAAATTTAACACTTCTTCAAGACCCCATTACAATCCACTTCATGCTTCTTCATCTTCCTCAAATTCTCCGTCACCACCGCCACCGCCACTGCAGGGTGCAAAGCCCATTCCTTTCGTAATCTCCGTATGTATAGGCCTCATTGTTCGTTTCTTAGTTCCCAAGCCAGTGGAAGTTACTCCAGAGGCATGGCAATTGCTCTCAATTTTCCTCTCAACCATCGCGGGCCTTGTCCTGAGCCCGTTGCCCGTTGGAGCCTGGGCTTTTCTGGGCCTTACAACTGCTGTGGTAACCAAAACTTTAACCTTTGGTGCAGCCTTCAGTGCCTTCACCAACGAAGTGATTTGGTTGATTGTGATTTCATTCTTCTTTGCCCGTGGATTTGTGAAAACTGGTTTGGGAGATAGAATTGCAACTTACTTTGTGAAGTGGATGGGGAAGAGCACTTTGGGTTTGTCTTACGGTTTGACATTCAGTGAAGTGCTTATTGCTCCGGCAATGCCGAGCACCACCGCAAGAGCTGGTGGTGTGTTCTTGCCGATCATCAAGTCACTGTCACTCTCCGCTGGCAGTGAACCTGGCAATCCTACTGCTAAGAGGCTTGGTGCTTATCTCGTTCAGAACCAGTTTCAG TCTGCTGGTAACTCTAGTGCTCTTTTCCTAACTGCTGCAGCTCAAAATCTGCTGTGTATCAAATTAGCAGAGGAGCTTGGGGTCATTGTTTCTAGCCCTTGGGTTACTTGGTTCAAGGCAGCTAGCTTACCTGCACTTGTTTGTCTTCTTGTTACACCGTTGGTTTTATACAAGCTCTATCCCCCTGAAATTAAAGACACACCGGAAGCTCCTGCCCTGGCTGCAAAGAAACTCGAAACTATGGGCCCTGTCACAAAAAATGAATGGATTATGGTTTCTACGATGCTTCTTGCCGTCTCTTTGTGGATCTTTGG AGACAGTCTCGGCATAGCAAGTGCTGTAGCTGCGATGATTGGGTTATCAATACTACTTGTATTAGGAGTTCTTGACTGGAATGACTGCTTGAATGAGAAATCGGCTTGGGATACCTTGGCTTGGTTTGCCATTCTTGTGGGCATGGCAGGCCAGTTGACAAACCTTGGTATCGTAACCTGGATGTCTGATTGTGTAGCCAACTCGCTTCGGTCATTCTCTTTGAGCTGGCCAGCTTCACTAGCTGTTCTTCAGGCAGCTTATTTCTTAATCCACTACCTTTTCGCAAGTCAGACAGGACACGTGGGGGCTTTATACTCTGCATTTCTTGCTATGCATAGGGCAGCTGGTGTTCCTGGTGTTCTGGCTGCGCTCGCTTTAGGTTACAACACAAATCTTTTTGGTGCAATAACACACTATAGTAGTGGTC
- the LOC107620087 gene encoding uncharacterized protein LOC107620087 has product MEIGDGRRTRFWEDIWLRGGLLKDMFPRLFSVSNQRGSVIGDCGFWDGLEWRWNFQWRRELFQWELDLLNQMHETLRLVNLVYEREDRVVWKFDKHGVYSTNSFVQELQVELLPEDIASFSFTRTIWKGLVPPRVELFIWFVLTGRVNTKERLSRLGVVNQEDVVCVLCNKGVEFGHHLFLACEFAWQVWCAWLTFAGRQWSCPGTLKEHFQSWTELSTSKQERKRWMVSFCAIIWNIWLERNRRIFQNKGKGVEDIIHQSFMNFKEWLGVDPFCC; this is encoded by the coding sequence ATGGAGATTGGTGATGGGAGAAGAACTCGATTCTGGGAGGATATCTGGCTGCGTGGTGGGCTCCTGAAAGATATGTTTCCGAGGCTCttctcagtttcaaaccaaagaggATCCGTCATAGGGGATTGTGGATTTTGGGACGGGTTAGAGTggagatggaacttccaatggaggcgagAGCTGTTCCAATGGGAGCTGGACCTTCTGAACCAGATGCATGAAACATTAAGACTGGTTAATCTTGTATATGAGAGAGAGGATAGAGTGGTGTGGAAGTTTGATAAACATGGTGTATATTCgactaactcctttgtgcaggaATTGCAGGTGGAGTTGCTTCCAGAGGATATAGCGAGTTTCAGCTTTACTAGGACAATATGGAAGGGTCTAGTCCCACCAAGAGTTGAATTGTTTATCTGGTTCGTCTTGACTGGAAGGGTCAATACAAAGGAGCGACTGAGTAGGTTGGGAGTGGTTAACCAAGAAGATGTGGTCTGTGTTTTGTGTAATAAAGGTGTTGAATTTGGTCACCACTTGTTTCTTGCTTGTGAGTTTGCTTGGCAGGTTTGGTGTGCATGGCTAACGTTTGCTGGGAGGCAATGGTCATGCCCAGGGACACTAAAAGAACACTTTCAGAGCTGGACTGAGTTATCAACTAGTAAGCAGGAACGCAAAAGGTGGATGGTATCTTTCTGTGCTATAATATGGAATATCTGGCTTGAACGGAACAGGAGGATCTTTCAGAATAAAGGAAAAGGGGTTGAAGATATTATCCACCAGTCGTTCATGAACTTTAAGGAGTGGTTAGGTGTGgatcccttttgttgttga